One Oryzomonas sagensis genomic region harbors:
- a CDS encoding GumC family protein, producing MQTEKTHHAEDEINLLDYVIVIMKWKRLIVGITLACMAVTAIAGLMLPKIYRAETRILPPQQNNAGTASQLLSQVGGGLSGLSGMLGTSQTDLYVGMLQSRTVLDNIIRRFDLRKLYDVKTSEDARKHLTNNINVQGDAKSNVVVISVEDRVPQRAADMANAFVEELKGMTKGLAVTEAAQRRFFFEEQLKETKEALIKAEERVKGFQEKTGALHVEEQVKAVIKNISELRAGIAAKEVEIKVLKTYSKANNPDLQKAEATLSGMKAELSKLESKHGTGNDPMMSTGRMPSVGTEYVRRLRDLKFNESLHDLLLKQYEAAKLDEARDAAVIQVIDRAVQPEKRAKPKRTAMVAIAGAVSFLLSIVLALLLDYRERVLRDPGNSERIVQLKKFSGIDAFRVLAMKRLPGKLDGYDHD from the coding sequence TTGCAAACCGAAAAGACCCACCATGCAGAGGATGAGATAAATCTCCTCGATTATGTGATCGTCATCATGAAATGGAAACGGCTCATTGTGGGGATAACCCTCGCCTGCATGGCCGTCACGGCGATAGCGGGTCTTATGTTGCCAAAGATATACCGGGCCGAAACCAGGATCCTGCCGCCCCAGCAGAACAACGCGGGGACGGCCTCCCAGCTGTTGAGCCAGGTCGGCGGCGGTCTGTCGGGGCTGAGCGGCATGCTCGGCACCAGCCAGACCGATCTCTATGTGGGCATGCTCCAGAGCAGGACCGTGCTTGACAACATCATCAGGAGGTTCGACCTCAGGAAGCTTTATGACGTCAAAACGTCCGAAGACGCGAGGAAACACCTCACTAACAATATCAATGTGCAGGGTGATGCTAAGAGCAATGTCGTTGTGATCTCGGTGGAGGACAGGGTCCCCCAGAGGGCCGCCGATATGGCGAATGCCTTTGTGGAGGAGCTGAAGGGCATGACGAAGGGCCTTGCGGTCACCGAGGCCGCCCAAAGGAGATTCTTCTTTGAAGAACAGTTGAAGGAGACAAAGGAAGCGCTCATCAAGGCCGAGGAAAGGGTGAAAGGGTTCCAGGAAAAAACCGGGGCGCTGCACGTGGAAGAGCAGGTGAAAGCGGTCATCAAGAATATTTCCGAGCTGCGCGCGGGGATAGCCGCCAAGGAAGTGGAAATAAAGGTGTTGAAGACCTATTCGAAGGCGAACAACCCTGACCTGCAAAAGGCTGAAGCGACCCTAAGCGGGATGAAAGCCGAGTTGTCAAAGCTTGAGTCGAAACATGGCACCGGAAACGACCCGATGATGTCCACCGGCCGCATGCCTTCGGTTGGCACGGAATACGTCAGAAGATTGAGGGACCTGAAGTTCAATGAGTCCTTGCACGATCTGCTGCTCAAACAGTACGAAGCAGCAAAGCTGGACGAGGCCCGGGACGCGGCGGTAATTCAGGTCATCGACAGGGCGGTGCAGCCGGAGAAAAGGGCAAAGCCGAAACGGACCGCCATGGTTGCGATTGCCGGAGCGGTGAGCTTCCTGCTGTCCATCGTCCTGGCCCTGCTCCTGGATTACCGGGAGAGGGTTCTGAGGGACCCGGGCAACAGCGAACGGATCGTGCAACTGAAAAAATTCTCCGGTATCGATGCCTTTCGGGTACTGGCAATGAAAAGGCTCCCCGGCAAAC
- a CDS encoding nitrous oxide reductase accessory protein NosL, which yields MISRILVILTFAIGAFACLAAPAPAQDDIREHRSCTTCGMDRKAYGYSRMLIHYRDGGRAGVCSLHCAVTELDANKRRPVTSILVADRDTRLLIDAGKAIWVIGGRKRGVMTQRPKWAFGTEAAARSFIAANGGTTANWAEALAAAQGEIAPTSH from the coding sequence ATGATTTCCAGAATACTCGTGATACTCACCTTTGCCATCGGCGCATTCGCCTGCCTGGCCGCTCCCGCACCGGCCCAGGACGACATCCGGGAACACCGTTCCTGCACCACGTGCGGCATGGATCGCAAGGCCTATGGTTACAGCAGGATGCTGATCCACTATCGGGACGGCGGCCGGGCGGGGGTATGCAGCCTGCACTGCGCCGTTACCGAGTTGGATGCCAACAAGAGGCGTCCCGTAACCTCGATCCTGGTCGCCGACCGCGACACGCGGCTTTTGATCGATGCCGGGAAGGCGATCTGGGTGATCGGCGGCAGGAAGCGCGGGGTCATGACCCAACGTCCCAAATGGGCCTTCGGGACAGAAGCCGCGGCCCGCTCGTTCATTGCGGCCAATGGTGGAACGACCGCGAACTGGGCCGAGGCGCTGGCCGCCGCCCAAGGGGAGATCGCCCCTACGTCCCACTGA
- a CDS encoding ABC transporter permease, with product MISRFQIAYKNLLRKKMRTLLTLVGIMLSSWVLVSLLGFNRGYENALNRDIDNMGYQLMVMAKGCPYEAATMMLQGGTGLRYIARSMVDSIVDKPEVDRVTPILMQAFFDPNKGDGGGIAGYYGVDPATFPAMKPFLRFRQGGWFRDAQAAEAVMGYEAAELEQREVGDMILVPEKNVQLKVVGILERSGTQDDGTIFCPLKTLQGIAATDKITTIGIKVKKGADSAKLENALYQLPDVQVVSFTQVKQTIMKLIATARVMVLSIAIIALLIAMVGVVNTVLMSVLERMQEIGIMKTMGAMPGDIFRLVWTETLILCTCGGIAGIGLAFAFARLSDLLVRRVLPYAPGGNLVAIDMRLALLTMAVIVGVGLMSGIYPAWRAGRVRPLESIRREG from the coding sequence ATGATCAGCAGATTCCAGATCGCCTACAAAAACCTTCTGCGAAAAAAGATGCGTACCCTTCTCACCCTGGTGGGCATCATGCTCTCCTCATGGGTCCTGGTGAGCCTGCTCGGTTTCAACCGCGGCTACGAGAACGCCTTGAACCGCGACATCGACAACATGGGATACCAGCTCATGGTCATGGCCAAGGGATGCCCCTACGAGGCTGCCACCATGATGCTGCAGGGGGGTACGGGGCTGCGCTACATAGCACGGTCCATGGTGGATTCCATAGTCGACAAACCGGAGGTGGACAGGGTCACCCCGATTTTGATGCAGGCGTTCTTCGACCCCAACAAGGGGGACGGGGGCGGGATCGCCGGTTATTACGGCGTTGATCCCGCCACGTTCCCGGCTATGAAGCCGTTCCTCCGCTTCCGCCAGGGGGGGTGGTTCCGCGACGCACAGGCTGCCGAGGCGGTCATGGGGTACGAGGCTGCCGAACTGGAGCAGCGTGAGGTGGGGGACATGATCCTCGTCCCGGAAAAGAACGTCCAGCTCAAGGTGGTGGGCATTCTGGAACGGAGCGGGACCCAGGACGACGGCACGATCTTTTGCCCTCTGAAGACCCTGCAGGGGATCGCCGCCACGGACAAGATCACCACCATCGGGATCAAGGTAAAAAAGGGCGCGGACAGCGCCAAGCTGGAGAATGCCCTGTACCAGCTCCCGGACGTACAGGTGGTGAGTTTCACCCAGGTGAAGCAGACGATCATGAAGCTCATCGCCACGGCCCGCGTTATGGTGCTGTCCATCGCGATCATCGCCCTCCTGATCGCCATGGTCGGCGTCGTGAACACCGTTCTCATGTCGGTGCTCGAACGGATGCAGGAGATCGGCATCATGAAGACCATGGGGGCGATGCCGGGGGACATCTTCCGCCTCGTCTGGACCGAAACATTGATCCTCTGCACCTGCGGCGGCATCGCGGGGATCGGCCTGGCCTTCGCCTTTGCCCGGCTCTCCGATCTCCTGGTCAGACGCGTCCTCCCCTATGCCCCCGGCGGGAATCTGGTGGCCATCGACATGCGTCTTGCCCTCCTGACCATGGCGGTCATCGTGGGGGTGGGGCTCATGAGCGGAATCTATCCGGCCTGGCGGGCCGGCAGGGTACGTCCCCTGGAATCCATACGGAGGGAAGGATGA
- a CDS encoding nitrous oxide reductase accessory protein NosL: protein MKHYIVFLMLILLSTFVLAGVPDTVEGPKACKRCGMDRTAFARSRMLVMYADGTTVGVCSLHCAVEEMQRNRGKQVRSLMVADYTTKKLVDVTTAIWVVGGKKQGVMTALPTWAFARMEGARSFIGENGGTTSSFDGVLNSALREVQAQAAEERAVVREIEHELNR, encoded by the coding sequence ATGAAACATTACATCGTGTTCCTTATGCTGATCTTGCTGTCAACCTTCGTCCTCGCAGGCGTTCCGGACACGGTTGAAGGGCCGAAGGCCTGTAAACGGTGCGGCATGGACAGGACCGCTTTTGCCCGAAGCCGGATGCTGGTCATGTATGCCGATGGAACCACCGTCGGCGTCTGTAGTCTCCACTGCGCAGTTGAGGAAATGCAGCGGAACAGGGGAAAACAGGTCAGGTCGCTCATGGTTGCCGATTACACGACCAAAAAGCTGGTGGATGTAACGACGGCCATCTGGGTCGTTGGCGGCAAGAAGCAGGGCGTGATGACCGCACTGCCCACGTGGGCCTTTGCCCGTATGGAAGGAGCCAGGAGTTTCATTGGTGAAAACGGTGGAACGACGAGTTCATTTGACGGCGTGTTGAACTCAGCCCTCAGGGAGGTGCAGGCACAGGCCGCCGAGGAGCGGGCAGTGGTACGCGAAATAGAGCACGAATTGAATCGGTAA
- a CDS encoding ABC transporter substrate-binding protein — MKQGHARCLTVVAAFLAVLSLLFRPARSFAAPPASSPSFQEAFRQGERIYREGVLPSGKPLPATLKDGAAIPGTTYACVSCHLRSGLGSTDNGVVTPSINGAKLFKPFQAYSTPTNKAVPLPPSQVIEQTLKSHRSAQRRPVYTDATLAAAVRNGVDSAGRVLSDVMPRYILSDADMKSLIFYLRSLSSEYSPGVTDTTVHFATIVADDVGPGERNAMLAPLENFIRNKNQTNYRDPRQVGLMSRSAGYRSRIMADIEFMLRGIGIKKLALSRWVLKGPPGTWRDQLAEYYRKEPVFAILGGITTGEWQPVHQFCEENRIPCIFPITDYPVISPTDWYTLYLSKGYYLEGEGAARFLAAREELKGRPVIQVVRDTPEGRALSQGFLESWRDFEQKPPVTVTLKQGEALTGEFLQQEQARENPAAIILWDGPESLKALAAAADGKDRPAMVLASSTYLGSGLFSLDEKARGFTYLTYPYGMSRSPQDKVNTSPTMGVKKFNPEANAVATTRISQQSYILTLVLDTALWEMKGNYYRDNLLDAIGTIMDLDVPLYERLSFGPGQRYVSRECYIVRLSKSGLVKNSWGSGWTTR, encoded by the coding sequence ATGAAACAGGGTCACGCGCGGTGTCTCACGGTCGTAGCGGCCTTCCTTGCCGTCCTTTCCCTTTTGTTCAGGCCGGCACGCTCTTTCGCTGCGCCACCTGCCTCTTCCCCATCTTTCCAGGAGGCGTTTCGTCAGGGAGAGCGGATCTACCGCGAGGGGGTCCTGCCGTCGGGGAAACCGCTGCCGGCCACCCTCAAGGACGGCGCCGCAATCCCCGGCACGACCTATGCCTGCGTGAGCTGCCATCTGCGCAGCGGACTCGGCTCGACCGACAACGGCGTCGTCACCCCTTCCATAAACGGCGCCAAGCTCTTCAAACCCTTCCAGGCCTACTCGACCCCCACGAACAAGGCCGTCCCCCTCCCCCCCTCCCAGGTTATCGAGCAAACCCTGAAATCCCACCGGTCGGCCCAACGCCGCCCGGTCTATACGGATGCGACATTGGCCGCCGCAGTGCGCAACGGCGTCGATTCGGCCGGACGCGTCCTGAGCGACGTCATGCCGCGTTACATCCTGAGCGACGCGGACATGAAGTCCCTCATCTTCTACCTGAGATCGCTGTCCAGCGAGTATTCGCCGGGAGTGACGGACACGACCGTCCACTTTGCGACGATCGTCGCGGATGACGTCGGCCCCGGGGAGCGGAACGCGATGCTGGCCCCCCTGGAGAATTTCATCAGGAACAAGAACCAGACGAATTATCGCGACCCGCGGCAGGTCGGGCTCATGTCGAGGTCAGCGGGCTACCGGTCCCGCATCATGGCCGACATAGAGTTCATGCTGCGAGGGATCGGGATCAAGAAACTGGCCCTGTCCCGCTGGGTGCTCAAAGGGCCCCCCGGAACCTGGCGCGACCAGTTGGCGGAGTACTACCGCAAGGAGCCGGTATTCGCCATCCTGGGTGGGATTACGACCGGGGAGTGGCAGCCGGTGCACCAGTTCTGCGAGGAGAACCGCATCCCGTGCATCTTCCCGATTACCGACTATCCGGTCATATCCCCGACCGACTGGTATACCCTGTACCTGTCAAAGGGGTATTATCTGGAGGGAGAAGGTGCCGCCCGTTTCCTCGCCGCCAGGGAGGAGCTCAAGGGAAGGCCGGTAATCCAGGTTGTCCGCGATACCCCGGAAGGCCGGGCGCTTTCCCAGGGATTTCTGGAAAGCTGGCGCGATTTCGAACAAAAGCCTCCGGTGACGGTCACCCTCAAGCAGGGTGAGGCGCTGACCGGGGAATTCCTGCAACAGGAGCAGGCCCGGGAGAACCCGGCCGCCATTATCCTGTGGGACGGGCCGGAATCGCTCAAGGCGCTGGCGGCCGCGGCCGACGGGAAGGACAGGCCGGCCATGGTCCTGGCTTCATCGACCTACCTGGGCAGTGGCTTGTTTTCCCTGGATGAGAAGGCCCGGGGCTTCACCTACCTCACCTATCCCTACGGCATGTCCCGGTCGCCCCAGGACAAGGTCAATACCTCGCCGACCATGGGGGTGAAAAAGTTCAACCCCGAGGCGAACGCCGTGGCCACGACCAGGATATCGCAGCAGTCATACATACTCACCCTGGTCCTGGATACGGCGCTATGGGAGATGAAAGGGAATTATTACCGCGACAATCTCCTCGATGCGATCGGCACGATCATGGACCTGGATGTCCCCCTGTATGAACGCCTCAGCTTCGGCCCGGGGCAGCGGTATGTATCGAGGGAATGCTACATCGTCCGGCTCTCGAAGAGCGGGCTCGTGAAGAACAGTTGGGGGAGCGGCTGGACGACCCGGTGA
- a CDS encoding ABC transporter ATP-binding protein, producing MMAGNGVAMEARGLTRIYSRGNEEIRALDGVSLTIRRGEFVSFMGPSGSGKTTLVNLLGCLENPSTGELELAGKKIFGTGQALGERALTRIRREMFGYIFQNFYLIPTLTVRENVALPLAFYRKPRVEGEADRLLQMLGMGHRMNHLPGQISGGEMQRVAIARALVNCPEILLADEPTGNLDTKRSGEIGEILRNLNRNAGLTIVMVTHNPDLARLGGRLIEMRDGKAFEG from the coding sequence ATGATGGCCGGAAATGGCGTAGCGATGGAGGCGCGCGGTCTGACGAGAATCTATTCGCGCGGCAACGAGGAGATCCGGGCCCTTGACGGGGTATCGCTCACGATCCGGCGCGGAGAGTTCGTCTCCTTCATGGGACCGTCCGGGTCGGGGAAGACCACCCTGGTCAACCTCCTGGGCTGCCTGGAGAACCCGTCCACCGGGGAACTGGAACTCGCCGGCAAAAAGATCTTCGGCACGGGACAGGCCCTGGGGGAGCGGGCCTTGACGCGGATACGCCGGGAGATGTTCGGCTATATCTTCCAGAACTTCTACCTCATCCCGACCCTCACGGTCCGCGAAAACGTGGCCCTGCCGCTCGCGTTCTACCGGAAGCCCCGGGTGGAGGGGGAGGCGGACCGGCTCCTCCAGATGCTCGGCATGGGGCACCGCATGAACCATCTGCCCGGGCAGATCTCGGGGGGGGAGATGCAGCGGGTGGCGATCGCCCGGGCCCTGGTGAACTGCCCCGAGATTCTTCTGGCGGATGAGCCGACGGGAAACCTGGACACGAAACGGTCGGGGGAAATCGGCGAGATCCTGCGGAATCTCAACAGAAACGCGGGGCTCACCATCGTCATGGTGACCCACAACCCCGACCTTGCCAGGCTCGGCGGCAGACTGATCGAGATGCGGGACGGCAAAGCGTTCGAGGGCTGA
- a CDS encoding SLBB domain-containing protein, which yields MKRRNKVLVLACRFIVLMFCAHLALPGTGASATTPASAESSRPMDVQGKSVPQAAQQGQPLSPQPSGQAPTPLGTVPRAPGEKSDFERYVSGKSPAAISLDIGQFGYDLFAKPPSTFAPSPNVPVGPDYVVGPGDAIKIDVWGRFEGNWSVVVNNDGTISLPKIGVFGVAGVSFKELKELLHKKFSKYYGGFDMNVSLGPLRTIQVYVVGNAQRPGAYTISSLSTVINALFESGGPLKTGSMRNIQVKRNGKTVVTFDLYDLLLQGDKTRDLRLMPEDVIFIPPVGPLAGIAGTVNTPAIYELKGETRLLDLIAMAGGITGTAYKGRVQIQRTEDHHSRIVFEGDLLDIEHNPAKNLVLQDSDLAKIFAVADNSKTVTVTGAVANPGEYGVTPGVTTVKDIISLAGGLLYYTSDQAEMTRVTATQSGPKTDIFSIDLAKALAGAPQHNVPLQTNDYLLVRTIPEWSIYRTAAIKGEVRFPGTYTFKQGEPLSSLIERAGGFTPRAYLRGAMFTRERVREQQQRQINEMAERLERELSGAGAAQVATASSPDDARMVQFELEQKRQFIAQLKAARAKGRIALNITEMTTFRGSAYDIELEQGDTITVPSDPKTVQVIGSVYNQSAFVYEQSKEYGYYVDLAGGYTSNADKGNVFILQANGTALKAGGSFLGFGQRLGSGDTVVVPEQLDRIAWMRNIKDITQIMYQIAVAAGVLIVVF from the coding sequence ATGAAACGACGGAACAAGGTCCTTGTGCTTGCCTGCCGGTTTATTGTCCTCATGTTCTGCGCGCATCTGGCGCTTCCCGGTACAGGGGCGTCGGCAACAACACCTGCGTCTGCGGAGTCCTCACGACCGATGGACGTCCAGGGCAAATCCGTCCCTCAAGCCGCCCAGCAGGGGCAACCATTGTCTCCCCAGCCTTCCGGGCAAGCGCCGACACCCCTCGGCACCGTACCGAGAGCCCCCGGGGAAAAATCCGATTTTGAACGATATGTCTCCGGCAAAAGTCCGGCAGCCATATCCCTCGATATCGGCCAGTTCGGCTACGATCTTTTTGCCAAGCCGCCGTCCACATTTGCGCCGTCCCCAAATGTTCCGGTCGGTCCCGACTATGTCGTCGGCCCCGGCGACGCAATCAAGATCGACGTGTGGGGGCGGTTCGAAGGGAACTGGAGTGTCGTCGTCAACAACGACGGCACCATCAGCCTGCCGAAGATCGGCGTGTTTGGCGTCGCCGGGGTCTCCTTCAAGGAATTGAAAGAACTTCTGCACAAAAAATTTTCCAAATACTATGGCGGCTTTGACATGAACGTCAGCCTGGGCCCCCTGAGAACCATCCAGGTCTATGTGGTGGGGAATGCGCAACGGCCCGGAGCGTACACCATATCGTCGCTCTCCACCGTCATCAATGCCCTGTTCGAAAGCGGCGGACCGCTGAAAACCGGTTCGATGCGGAACATACAGGTCAAGAGGAACGGCAAGACCGTGGTTACCTTCGACCTCTATGATCTTTTGTTGCAGGGCGACAAGACCAGGGATCTCCGGCTCATGCCCGAGGACGTGATCTTCATCCCGCCCGTCGGCCCCCTTGCCGGGATTGCCGGGACGGTCAATACCCCCGCGATCTACGAGTTGAAGGGCGAAACCAGGCTGCTCGACCTCATCGCGATGGCAGGCGGCATCACCGGGACCGCCTACAAAGGCCGGGTGCAGATTCAGCGGACCGAAGATCATCATTCCAGGATCGTGTTCGAGGGCGACCTCCTCGACATCGAACATAATCCGGCAAAGAACCTCGTGCTCCAGGATAGCGACCTGGCAAAGATCTTCGCGGTTGCCGACAACTCCAAGACCGTCACGGTTACCGGTGCGGTTGCCAACCCCGGGGAATACGGCGTTACCCCCGGCGTGACAACGGTCAAGGACATCATCTCCCTGGCGGGCGGACTGCTTTACTACACGTCCGACCAGGCCGAAATGACGCGGGTAACGGCGACTCAGTCAGGGCCGAAGACCGACATATTCAGTATCGATCTTGCCAAGGCCCTGGCAGGCGCCCCCCAGCACAATGTGCCGCTGCAGACGAACGACTACCTGCTGGTGCGGACCATTCCCGAATGGAGCATCTACCGGACCGCGGCCATCAAGGGCGAAGTCAGATTTCCCGGAACCTATACCTTCAAGCAGGGGGAGCCCCTGTCATCCCTGATTGAGCGGGCCGGCGGCTTCACCCCGCGGGCGTACCTGCGCGGCGCCATGTTTACCAGGGAACGGGTCCGGGAGCAGCAGCAGCGGCAGATCAACGAGATGGCGGAACGGCTTGAGCGGGAACTGAGCGGTGCCGGAGCCGCCCAGGTCGCCACCGCTTCGTCCCCGGACGATGCCCGGATGGTCCAGTTCGAACTGGAGCAGAAAAGGCAATTCATTGCACAGCTCAAGGCGGCCAGGGCCAAGGGGCGGATCGCCCTGAACATCACCGAAATGACCACCTTCCGGGGGTCGGCCTACGATATCGAGCTGGAGCAGGGCGATACCATCACCGTGCCTTCGGACCCCAAGACCGTCCAGGTGATCGGTTCGGTCTACAATCAAAGCGCCTTTGTCTACGAACAGAGCAAGGAATACGGCTACTACGTGGACTTGGCCGGGGGCTACACCTCCAATGCGGACAAGGGCAACGTCTTTATCCTGCAGGCGAACGGCACCGCTCTCAAGGCGGGCGGGAGTTTCCTCGGCTTCGGCCAGCGCCTGGGTTCCGGAGACACCGTCGTCGTCCCCGAGCAGCTCGACCGGATCGCCTGGATGCGCAACATCAAGGACATAACCCAGATCATGTACCAGATCGCCGTGGCCGCCGGCGTATTGATCGTCGTATTTTGA
- a CDS encoding peroxiredoxin family protein has product MRFARHCCLLLAMLVLAGCGDNLFPSGEDKRPPVQPGSTGPSVGQRAPDFSVSDTSGATVTLASALAARKGIVLYFTMWCPVCDSHMDSIRGTMPSYPAVGFYAVDYVSGSVADAAGSAAANGFAGSFQVLADTGHVLLNNYQATMGTTVVIDSTGIIRMSEDYQNGSRFDAVLAALP; this is encoded by the coding sequence ATGCGTTTCGCTAGACACTGCTGCCTGCTGCTCGCGATGCTGGTCCTGGCCGGGTGCGGCGATAACCTGTTCCCCTCCGGGGAGGACAAGCGGCCCCCGGTCCAGCCGGGCTCCACAGGACCCTCCGTGGGCCAGCGGGCGCCCGATTTCTCGGTTAGCGACACCAGCGGCGCAACCGTTACCCTTGCGTCGGCACTCGCCGCCCGGAAGGGCATTGTCCTGTACTTCACCATGTGGTGCCCGGTCTGCGACAGTCACATGGACAGCATCCGCGGCACGATGCCCTCCTATCCCGCTGTCGGCTTCTATGCCGTTGATTACGTTTCCGGCTCCGTCGCGGACGCCGCCGGTTCGGCCGCGGCGAACGGTTTTGCCGGCAGCTTCCAGGTCCTGGCGGACACGGGGCATGTCCTGCTCAATAATTATCAGGCAACCATGGGGACCACCGTCGTCATCGACAGCACCGGCATCATCCGGATGAGTGAGGACTACCAGAACGGTTCCCGGTTCGACGCCGTTCTTGCCGCATTGCCGTAG